The Lemur catta isolate mLemCat1 chromosome 17, mLemCat1.pri, whole genome shotgun sequence genome segment ATTCTAgacaatttataaaatgcttaggTTAAAGTAAAAGATTGAAGTCACTAGTGGGGTAGGAGATAATTGTACTAGAAAGCTCCATTAAAAAGACAATGGTAGCCATAGGGTCCCACAGGCATCTTGACAGCTCAAAGTGGGCCAGCCCCTGGCCAGTGGAAAGAGGTGAGGGGTGCAACCTCACGAATAGGCAGCAGGCCCCGGAGGACCAGGTGGTTACTGATGTGCACCAGGAAGGACTCGGTGACTGCAGAGCTTCCCCAAGACCATAGCAAAAGACAGGTGCGGGGAAatggtttgttagtattttgcaAATGGAACATTTAAAGTGCATCAGGGAAGCACTATATATAACGAGAGGAGTAAAGGTAAGTTCCTATGAGACAAAGCCTTACTGCCCAATTTAAGTGGGCGTGAGCTCAGGTCTTTATGGGTCAGGCATGTTTAGGGTGGACAAGGCCGCATGCCCAGGGAGCTGGAGACCCCCACTCTGTGTCCTCAGGCTCgcggggcgggggtggcggggggagCCCCTGCTTcagggggcgggaggagggcaCTGCAGGGGAGGGGGCCGGGAAGGTCGTGGCTCAGCGGTCAGGTGATCACAATGTCGCCAGGCATAACTGCTCCCTCCCTCCGCAGACTCCGCTGCCCTCCAATAAAAGTGTAAGGTCCCCGAAGCTGTTGCCTCGAGTTCTCGCCTTCATCCCTGCATCTATCACCCATGCTGAGCCCCTTCCCCGCGTGGGGGTTGGAGGGACGCGGGAGGGCCGGGGGCCCATTACAGATGTCGGCCGGTCCCGCGCAGTCAGCCGCTCCAGAGGCCAcaccgcgggggggggggggggggtccgaGGACTACAAGTCCCATGGTGCCTAGCGGCCACTTCCGGAGCACGACGCAGTCCGGGCGGCGCGGGCCGCAGCGAGCGGAGTTAGCCATGCTGCGCGCGCTGAGCGGCCTGGGCGCGCGGCCCCCGTGCCGGGCCccggccctgctgctgctgcccgcGCGGGGCCGCAAGACCCGCCACGACCCGCCGGCCAAGTCTAAGGTCGGGCGCGTGAAGACGCCGCCCTTGGTGGACCCCGCGGAGTTCTTCGTGGTGACGCAGCGTTACCAGCAGTACCGCCAAACCGTGCGCGCCCTCAGGTGTGTGGCGGAGGGGGAGGTGGCCGTCCGCGCCGGCAGGGGAGAGCGGGGAGGGGCGGAGAGGGTGCCGACTGGAAGCGCTCtccgcccaggctggagttcgtGGCCGAGGTGCGGAAGAAGGTGCACGAGGCCCGAGCCGGGGTCCTGGCGGAGCGCAAGGCCCTGGAGGACGCCGCCGAGCACCGGGACCTGATGGCCTGGAACCAGGCGGAGAACCGGCGGCTGCACGAGCTGCGGTGCGTGGGGCGGGAGGCGGGACGGCGCTGCCTGGTCTGCCTGGGAGAGGCCCGGGCCCCGCTTAGCCTTGGCCTCTTGCCCTCGCAGGATAGAGAGGCTGCAGCGCGAGGCGCGCGAGCGGGAGCAGCAGCAGGCCGAGGAGCAAGCCCGCAAGGCCCGAGAGGCGCAGGCCTGGGTGGAGCTCAAGGAACAAGAAGTGCTGCAGCTGCAGGTGGGCGGCGTCCCCAGAGGGTGGGGCTTGAGCCGTGCTCGGCCTGTGCGGCTGTGGGGATTCTGGGCACCGCAAAGTGGGGCGCTGGCCAAGTACGGACGGTTAGAGTTAGCAggtgagaatttgggagacaaggAGAGTGCCTGTCGGGGGAGAGACCCGGAGGTGAGCATAGAAATTGGGAAGTGTTCAAGTGCCTGTCAGGTGGAAGCCGTGTCCGTAGGAGGGACCCCTCTGCCCATAAAGCAGTTGTATTTTGCCTTACAGGTGATAAAGTCATTGAAGGGGTAAATATTCTAGGCTGGGATTGGCAGGTGTAAGACTTAatgcagggagaccagttaggagtaATCCAGTGAGAATGGATGAGGCTTGagttaaagtattaataatagagGAGGGATGAGTTTGAGAAAGATTCAGAGGGGACCAGGTAACATTGAGGGACTGACTCCGCCTAGCATGACATGAGATTGTCATAACTGGTGCTTGAGGTTCTGGCTGATGGGTGATCGTCTAAGAAGGAGGAATATAACGAGGCTGCCAGATGTTACTCCTCCCGAAGGTCGGTGAAACACTGAGAGCATCTAGGCTGCCTGGGCTGGCTGGCACGTGCCGTGGACCCCCCACTCAGCTGGCCTTTTCTCTCCCAATAGGAGGAGGCGAAAAACTTCATCACCCGAGAGAACCTGGAGGCGCGGGTGGAAGAAGCATTGGACTCCCCAAAGAGCTACAACTGGGCCGTCACCAGAGAGGGGCTGGTGGTCAGGCCACAGCACAAGGGCTCCTAGGGCCCTGTAAGGACAATGCCCATCCGGGACCGTGTGTGTAGGGGGAGTAGGAGAACCGGGCCTGATCTGGAATAAAGCAGTTGGCTTAGCCGTTTCCAGCATGGCCCTCACATTCTGGCCGCTGCACTCACCACTTGGTCAGAAACTCCGGAACACAGTGCCCTATtcccgcgccccccccccccccccccccccgtgtacAGCCTCAGCATAGCACGAGGTCCTAGAGTGGCTTCCACCTCACAGATCAGACTGGGCCACAGTCCCAGTGGGGCAGCCAGGTCATCTCCTAAGTGTCATTGGCGGCAATAACTGGCAGATTACAATCCATGGGCCAGATatggcctgctgcctgttttgtaaataaagttttgtcaGAACACAGTGACACCCATTCATTGACTGCTTTTACACTACAGTGGCAAAGATGAGTAGTTGCAGCAGGAACCATGTGACTTGCAAAGAAGTTTGCCCATCCCTGATCTGGGGCTTTAGGGATCTGACTTGGAGCAGGTATCACCCAGTCTGTACCTGAGCCACAGGCTAACCACTGGCAGGGGGCCTGCTTCTGCTCAATCTTGGGCTCTGCTGGCCAGGGTCTGGTGTATCCAAGACCCAGAAGACAAAGAGGAGGGCCCATTTATTCTGGTGGCTCTCCACCCATGGCCTTAGTGACCCACATCTGCCCTGATACTGCCAGCGTTCTTGGACCACCCTCCAGATTGCTGCTGCCAGAGGAGGCCCGGCTGACCAAGGCTTTACGGTCAGTGTGGCTTGGCGGGCACCTGGACCAAGCCCGTGGGTGCTGGAAATACTTGTGATTAACGTTCACAGGGTTAAGTGATCGTGTAGATCCACAGCCCCAGTTCAGATGCAGGCCCTGGAGCAGCACGTGAGATGAGGTTGAAGACACGTTTCACTGAGCCAGAGCTGCTCTCCCTTTGCAGCCATTCATATGGACTCCAGCTACCACCAGAGGAAAACGAATGGAATCCAGCTTTCCATGACTCCTGCCTTgtaggcagggcctggggaaccCCTAAGAATTGAGAACCTTTTAGGGAATGTGGGCAACATGCTCCAGGTGAGAAAGCAGGTGTCGAGGTGCAGGCAGAGGTGCCTTGTGCCTTGCAGCCAGCACTCCTGAGGGCCATGGCCGCCTCAGGCTGGTGGTGGCTCTTCCCTTCCCTGGCACTGATTCCGGCCAGAGCACAGTGCAATCCCTGCTTTCAGATGCTCAGCGTGGCATCTGGAGTGAGAGCTGAGCGGCACACATTGTGGGCCATGGTTTGGCAATGTCTTTCACAGCCTCAGGCTTCATCATGGTGAAGAGTGGGCCATCTGGTCCCCTGCAGTGGAAGCATTTGGTGAGCTTTCGTGTGGGACACTGGCCCTGTGTTAGAAGTCCAGCTTTATATAACATACTCCTTCCTGAACCTCCCTGTCTCCAGCTTCCAGTTTTTGTTCTTTCCAAGTCCTCTGCACGAGGATCCATCAAAACACAAGCCATGGCCAGGCGccgtggttcatgcctgtaatcctggcactctgggaggccaacataggaggatagcttgaggtcaggagttcaagaccagcctgagcaagagcgagaccctgtctctactaaaaatagaaattagctggacaattaaaaatatatagaaaaaatcagccgggcatggtggcgcatgcctgtagtcccagctactcgggaggctgaggcagaaagattgcttgagcccaggagtttgaggttgctgtgagctaggctgacgccacagcactctagcccaggcaacagagcaaggctctgtctcaaaaaaaaaaaaaaaaaaccatctatCTGTTCAGATGGAGGACACAATGTGACACCTCCTTGAAGCTCTGTCTTTGGGTTGATTTCCCTTCACTGCTGTCCTCAAGTGTCCCACTTGGGGCTGTAATTGAGCACTCACTGCTGGTGCCAGTATGTCATCCAAAGCCACCACCAGTAAGCCAGGTTTCAGCATTTTTATTCTCTGCCTACCATCCTGTGGGTATAGGAATGAACAGGCAGCTCACAGGCACCTTCAGGGTTAGCTTAAGCCCGGTGCCATCTGTACCTGCTGTTGGGTCAAAGGGTGCTGCTAGGGGCACAGATAAGCTATCAGATTCCACCAGTCCAGGTGGCAGGGGCATGTGAGATCCCACAGTAGAATGCCCCATCTTTGCAGAAGCCTAGTTAGGTCACCTCATAGGCATGGCCTTGCTCAAGAAAACCAGAGTCTCTTTCAGATCCTTGCCTCAAGTTCCAAACAGGGTTTGGATCTGCCACAGACACTGTGAGCTCTGCAGGGTTGGAAGGGCCAGCCAGACTTGCCAGAACCGTGCTGCAGCCTGGACCACCCAGGGAATCTTCTTTTGCTCAAGACTCTGCTTGTGGGTGGTAGATTTGGGGGCTACCCACTAAATGCATTTAGAGCAGAACACCCAAATGTAAGTGCTTTCATCAAGATCTGAGGAGGCCCACCATGCTTTGTGCACAGTGGGGTAgatggggtggagtgggggagaCCAAGgcacaaaaacaatttatttcacCCGAGGGAACTTTGCTGAGTGGGCAATTTTTCTCTGAGGATAATCTCCCCAATCAAGCTTAGATGTTTTACCAAGACACTTGGGATTCTTGCCTCTTGCAGTTCTCCAAGATAAGCAGCATGATGTCCTGGCAATGGCTGGTCAAGTTCTTAAGGATTAGGTTGTGCAAAACTGCACGGTTGCTCATCTCTTCTGCTAGGTGATGAAGACAAACTGCCTGTCCAAGTGGATAGGAAAAGAGAAGAACATGCCAGATTAATGGGTACTGAGTGCCTCATTGATCTGTTCAGCAAGGAAACCACCCTAGACCTGATTAAGCCTCAAGTCAGTCCCCGTATTTTTCTAGTACATTCAACATTTTCTGCATGGAACTCAGTGAGTGGTATCCAATAATCCCTGAAATTTTGGGGGGAAGTTCCCTCCTGAACTTACCCTTTGGTTATATCCCCAACTCTTACAAGTACAGAGTTGAAATGACACCTAGGAAATAAGCCCAGCTGGCTGCTGAAATAAGGACAATCTAGCAGGAAGAGTCAAGCTTGgaactgtttttttccttcccaaataGGAAGTCAAAAGCAATATTGCAGCAGGgggcagtggttcatgcctgtaatcccgacactttgggaggccaaggaggagaatcacttgagcccggagttcaaggctgcagtgagctatgatgatgccactgcactgcagcctgggtgacagcgagaccctgtctcaaataaataaacaataaaataagacCTTGTACAGAAATCTCCGAGGGAGACAGATGGGAGCATGTTTGCATGATTGCTTCACTCACTGCTTCTATCCAGAAATCCatataaacaaattgaaaaatagagaaagctCTGTGAGAGGCCACATAGCTTTGTGTCAATAGTTACAAGCCTGGTGCAGTCTACTCATATTTGAACCCCAGCCTCTCCTCTTACTATCTGAATGTCTTTGGGAGGATTTTTTAGtccctctgtgcctcaattttctcaaaagtaaaatagggataaataaTACTGGTATCTACCTAAAAGATTATCATGGCAATCAAATGAGAAACGCATGTAAATTTAAACTCAGTGCCTGGAACACCAGTAAGCGCTCAATACCTGTTAGATGctattattataacattattattattttcaatgaaaCTAGAGAATGGCCTCAGATTGATACCATGGACTGAGAGGGATTACCTGCCAAACACCACAGGGAAATTGGCAATGAATTGCTGGAGGCCAAGGTCTGCCCTGCACTTCCCCTTGTCTCCAGCAGGTGGCAGACTCATCAAGATAGTGACAGGGCCCTCAAATGTAGAGGATAAGATTAGTAAATTTAgctacattgtttaaaaaataaacaaaataaggaacGAAGggctgttttaagctgctaaatttgtggcaaCTCGTCAGACGGCAATAGAAAACGAATGCCCCTCAGATAACCAACCACATGGCTTCTCTCCTCATCTTCACAAAGACGCCtgcgctgaccctaaccctgtttctccACAGCACTCGCTAATCTACTGCAATATACTTGCCAGTACTGCAATCTCTTTACTGTTTATATTTGTGTCCTTACCTACTAGAATTCGTTTATTGTTCAGCACCTCTCCTCCTGCAATCACATTAACATAAGCCccaaggagggagggcagggatttttgtctgtttcattcactgGTGTCTCCAAGCATCTGTAACAGGACCTAGCGCATCTTTGCATCTTCGGATGAGGAGCTGTTCAACCTATGAAGGAACGTGGGCCAGATGGGGCACCCGGTGCTGTGGTAATTTATGTGCATGTGTTAGCTTGGGTGAGGTCACTGTGCCCACAGACAGGCGAGAGGCCTCTCTGGGGCTGCCGCTGGGGTTAAGGCCTTGGCCTTCTAGGCCAGGAATGCCAATGAGCTAATATTGGGGAGACAAGAGCTGCTGCTAATTTGTAAGCCAGGTCGGCCTGCCCCAGCTCCTCAGTGCTGGACAGCTCATGCTGGTGACTCAGGGTCAGTGACTTCGGGTCAGATGGGCCCCACCAGCCCCAGCACCCTCCTTGCAGAGGGTCAACAAGAGCGCAGGAGAGTCTGGGGCTGTCCCATTCTCCTCTCCTGGGGTGCAGGGGGCACTAGGGGACTGGCCCTGCTGCAGCTGGGCCGTCTGACACTGGTTCTCCTTTCTTCTGTGCTACTGCAGGCCCAGTTCCCTGGGGAGCTGTTTGGAGTTTACCAAACAGGATGTTTATTTCAGAGGACCCCGGGGACCACACACACCTTTGGAAGGGAGGGGGTAGAAACAGAAGCAGGCAGAGGGAGAGCTGCCACGCAGATCTCAGCGGACCCCATGGGGAGCTCTGGGGCTGAAATGCTCCTGCAGAGCTGTCCTGCGTGTGGGCCAAATGGCCCAGTCACTGGATGTGGGCCACCTGGGATGTGGGCCACAGGCTTTCTGCAGCTACATCAGGCCCTGGAGGGGCTGCCAGCTGAGGGCCACCAGCAGACCACAGTCCCGGAAGCTGGGAGGCAAGTGCTTTGGTAAAGGGAGATCTGGACGGTGCACGTCCTTCGTTGTTCACGACATTGACTGGCACCTCTTCCCCTGAGGCAGTCTGTCTGTCTGTAAAAACTGATTTTCATTTTgagatatattaaaaatgcataaaaagccacaaaatgtttttaaatgcagaaaacaaGACATCAGATTACAAAAGAAAccaattatatttatattcaggTATCAAAATGTTAAGACACATTTTGATATTGTTGTAATATGCGCTTCTTAACAGGTAGCAAGATCTAATGGCTGCCGAATAACTGCCATAATTCCTCAGTGATACTGCGTGTAAGCGATGTTCACAGACATCTGCAACGCTGCCGCATGATAGGAGGTTATCTGTTACTTCCATTTGTGACAGAGGCGCAGGTATTGGCAATCCCACTGCGCTTTGTTGCCTGCCTCCTGCTTGAAGGAAAGGTTGACGATTCAGTTACAGGTTAAAGAAAGTTGGGATCTTGTCCCATCCGAGTCCCAGGTGCTGGGAAGTGAGTGTTGCTGTGAGCTGGAGGTTGGAGAGGTTTTCTGGAAACTTGGGCTCAGGAAGAGGAAACCTTCCTGACAGAGGGGACAAGGGTGGATATGTGTGGTGGCCCAGGAGGGTGGGCAGAAAGTCTAGTCTTCCTGCCTGGAGTGTCcacttttcccagcctccctcaaGTCTTAGTTGGGCTGCACCCACCCCCTCCCAAATTCTCCCTGTCCtactctgtggcccaggccccGCAGCCTGTTCCATTCCGCATGGCACTCAACCATGTGCCCAGATCATTAGCCCACGGGGTGGCCTTGACCCCAGGCCAAGCCCTGCAAATGAGGGGGCATGCCTTGTGCGCACATGGCCTGACCCACAGCGACCCACTGTGACCAGTCATGCGACAAACCTCTTAGACAGAGCTCGGCCAGCGTGGTGCCCAGGCATAAAAAGGCCAGAAGGTAGAGACGGCCACGTAGAGACGGCCACGATAGAGACGGCCACCAGCCACCGAGCTCAGACCCAGCGCGCCCGCACCATGGCCGGCCCCAGCCTCGCCTGCTGCCTTCTCGGCCTCCTGGCGCTGACCTCCGCCTGCTACATCCAGAACTGCCCCCTGGGAGGCAAGAGGGCGGCGCTGGACCTCGAAGTGCGCAAGGTGAGCGCCCCAGCGCTGGTCCTGCTGCGCTCGGGCTGAGGGACCCGGGAGGGACCCACAGCCACAGGGGCGTTCCCTTCCCCGGCCGCTGCCCTGGCCTAGGAGCCCAAGGACTTCAGTAGATTTTTTGACTCCCGGCCTTGACCGCGGTGGAGGCCCAGACAGCGGCGCCTGCAGCGCCTGCGTCCCGCCGCACTCGCCAGCCCGGACCCCAGCATCCCTGCCCCGCACAGCCCGCCCGGCCTCGCGGGGTCCCCCTGACCCCCTCCCCGGGCTGCCCCATCCTCCCGCTCAGCCCGCCTGTCCCCGCAGTGCCTCCCCTGCGGCCCCGGGGGCAAAGGGCGCTGCTTCGGGCCCAGCATCTGCTGCGCGGACGAGCTGGGCTGCTTCGTGGGCACGGCCGAGGCGCTGCGCTGCCAGGAGGAGAACTACCTGCCGTCGCCCTGCCAGTCCGGCCTGAAGCCCTGCGGGAGCGGGGGCCGCTGCGCCGCCGCCGGCTTCTGCTGCAGCCCGGGTGAGCCGAGCGAAGCCGGCcgaggggtggggatggggcggGCCGGGGCGCGGCCGGGGTGGCCTCCTGACTGCACCTCTCCTTCTAGACGGCTGTAAGTATGACCTCGACTGCAACCCAGACGCTGCCTTCTCCCAGCCTTGAACCCGGATGGCTCCGGACACCCTCCGATTGTATCCCTGGCTCCCCcattgccaccccagaaataatgaaaataaagcagaTTTATTCCCTCTACCTCGACTGCCTAAGTGTCAGAAATGGGAGGGGACCCGGTGGGGCAGTGGAAGATTGCGCCCAGTTGAGCCTGTGTCTCTGGCTTTTGGCAACTCAGTGCGGTAATTCACAGCCAGCCAAGGAAAGAAGTGACCTGACTGGCTCTcagagggggcagagggggtGTTGTCTGGCTGCCACCATCCTGTGGGGCGTGGAGGAAGGAGGGCCACAACAGGGACCGCTCCAAGGAGATGGAAACAGCCCCAGCTTCCTGCTCCCAATAGGGGCTGGGCCACTGCAGGCTGCATTGGGGAGGAGCACTTTCCAAAGTCAAAACCACGAGGGTGGGGGCAGCAGACGGACTCAAGGGTCTGGCAGGAGCCAGACCAAGGAGAAGTGGTTCGTGGAGACTGAATGTCTCCCTGACGCATGGAAGGAGGCTTGAGCCACACCTTAGAAGTCGAGGAAGCACAGCTGGCCTGCGAGGAGTGGATATTGGGAAGCAGCTGAAGGGCCATCACGTTTCCAAGGACCTGGACTCTCAGGCAGGCCCAAGAGGCCACTGGCACTCAGAGGAGGTGCCCAAGCTGGGGAAGCTGGGCTTGAGTGCCAGCATGACCCTGGCCTTTGGTCCCCAGGGCTGGCTCTGACCCAGCAGCCTTACTCCTATCTGTGCAGGACGTCAGGGCTGGGGACCCTATAGGAGAACAAGTAGTCCTGAGAACCCATGACCACAGAAATGACCACAGAatacaaaggacatgaacagagagAAGCCCTCAACCTATGCCTGTCATGTACCCCTGCATCCAGACCCTTTGGGTATCAGGTAACAGCCTCAGCCCCAGAACGTGCCCCCTTCAGCTGCCCATGTCACTGGGCCATCCATTTCAGAAGGCC includes the following:
- the MRPS26 gene encoding 28S ribosomal protein S26, mitochondrial; the protein is MVPSGHFRSTTQSGRRGPQRAELAMLRALSGLGARPPCRAPALLLLPARGRKTRHDPPAKSKVGRVKTPPLVDPAEFFVVTQRYQQYRQTVRALRLEFVAEVRKKVHEARAGVLAERKALEDAAEHRDLMAWNQAENRRLHELRIERLQREAREREQQQAEEQARKAREAQAWVELKEQEVLQLQEEAKNFITRENLEARVEEALDSPKSYNWAVTREGLVVRPQHKGS
- the OXT gene encoding oxytocin-neurophysin 1; amino-acid sequence: MAGPSLACCLLGLLALTSACYIQNCPLGGKRAALDLEVRKCLPCGPGGKGRCFGPSICCADELGCFVGTAEALRCQEENYLPSPCQSGLKPCGSGGRCAAAGFCCSPDGCKYDLDCNPDAAFSQP